The following are encoded together in the Bubalus bubalis isolate 160015118507 breed Murrah chromosome 14, NDDB_SH_1, whole genome shotgun sequence genome:
- the LOC112578777 gene encoding uncharacterized protein LOC112578777: MKTEAMDSNWYGSGYCGLSDPEGTFERRSARQEASSCAKRSPVASGQGELKWPGAPGVPTPARGPLPYLLTHPHGRHCRLHPRRILISPSWESCPGVSQDLSASQKSPAQRPGPLADPPVDTSMPSRKERSSPDGGSWPNSLQGPVVVLLDMDTWRRSCTVIKAMSQSCPGTGQDQVPVPPACPLPPHSSEPRSSVSTTELPSALPLTGITGLDAPAS; this comes from the exons atgaaaacagaggcGATGGACAGTAACTGGTACGGTAGTGGCTACTGTGGCTTGAGTGACCCGGAAGGGACATTCGAGCGAAGATCTGCAAGACAAGAAGCATCCAGCTGTGCCAAGAGAAGTCCAGTGGCTTCAGGCCAGGGAGAGCTGAAGTGGCCAGGAGCCCCTGGCGTGCCCACCCCTGCTAGGGGTCCACTCCCATACCTGCTCACCCACCCTCACGGGCGTCACTGCCGCCTTCACCCGCGCCGCATCTTGATCAGCCCTTCCTGGGAGAGTTGTCCCGGCGTCAGTCAGGATCTTTCTGCGTCTCAGAAGTCGCCTGCCCAGCGTCCTGGCCCACTGGCAGATCCTCCAG TGGATACCAGCATGCCCTCCAGGAAGGAGAGGAGCAGCCCGGATGGCGGGAGTTGGCCTAACTCACTGCAAGGCCCTGTGGTTGTCCTCCTGGACATGGACACCTGGCGGAGGAGCTGCACTGTGATAAAGGCCATGTCACAATCGTGTCCAGGCACAGGCCAAGACCAGGTCCCTGTGCCACCAGCATGCCCTCTCCCGCCCCACAGCAGTGAGCCCCGCTCCTCTGTCAGCACAACTGAGCTTCCCTCTGCCCTGCCACTCACCGGTATCACTGGTTTAGATGCCCCTGCTTCCTGA
- the PCMTD2 gene encoding protein-L-isoaspartate O-methyltransferase domain-containing protein 2 isoform X1 produces MGGAVSAGEDNDELIDNLKEAQYIRSELVEQAFRAIDRADYYLEEFKENAYKDLAWKHGNIHLSAPCIYSEVMEALDLQPGLSFLNLGSGTGYLSSMVGLILGPFGVNHGVELHSDVTEYAKQKLDFFIRTSDSFDKFDFCEPSFVTGNCLEISPDCSQYDRVYCGAGVQKEHEEYMKSLLKVGGILVMPLEEKLTKITRTGPSAWETKKILAVSFAPLIQPCQSESGKSRLVQLPPLAVRSLQDLARIAIRGTIKKVIHQEAVNKNGNGLKNTPRFKRRRVRRRRMETIVFLDKEVFASRISNPSDDNSSGDLEEERREEEATTLPDAKPEPPVNFLREKVLSLPLPDPLKYYLLYYREK; encoded by the exons ATGGGAGGCGCGGTGAGTGCTGGTGAGGACAACGACGAGCTGATAGACAATCTGAAGGAGGCGCAGTACATCCGCTCTGAGCTGGTGGAGCAGGCTTTCCGAGCTATTGACCGTGCAGACTATTACCTCGAAGAGTTTAAAGAGAACGCATATAAAGATTTAGCGTGGAAGCATGGCAACATCCACCTCTCTGCTCCGTGCATCTACTCGGAGGTGATGGAGGCCCTGGACCTGCAGCCTGGTCTCTCATTCTTGAACCTGGGCAGTGGCACTGGCTACCTCAGCTCCATGGTGGGGCTCATCCTCG GCCCTTTTGGAGTGAACCACGGGGTAGAACTCCATTCAGATGTGACAGAGTATGCGAAGCAGAAGCTGGACTTCTTCATCAGGACAAGCGACAGCTTTGACAA GTTTGACTTCTGTGAACCATCCTTTGTTACTGGCAATTGCCTGGAGATTTCTCCAGATTGTTCTCAGTATGACCGGGTGTACTGCGGGGCAGGTGTGCAGAAGGAACACGAGGAGTACATGAAGAGCCTCCTCAAGGTCGGGGGCATCCTGGTCATGCCGCTGGAAGAGAAG CTGACTAAGATAACTCGCACTGGCCCTTCTGCTTGGGAAACCAAGAAGATTCTGGCTGTCTCCTTTGCTCCGCTGATCCAGCCCTGCCAGTCCGAGTCCGGGAAGTCGAGGCTTGTCCAGTTAC CACCGCTGGCGGTTCGCAGCCTCCAGGACCTGGCACGCATCGCCATCCGGGGCACCATTAAGAAGGTCATTCACCAGGAAGCAGTGAATAAAAACGGAAATGGACTGAAGAACACTCCCAGGTTTAAACGAAGGAGAGTTCGCCGCCGCCGAATGGAAACGATTGTCTTTTTGGACAAAGAGGTCTTTGCCAGTCGGATCTCCAACCCCTCTGATGACAACAGCTCTGGAGACCTGGAGGAGGAGCGGCGGGAAGAAGAGGCGACCACCCTGCCGGATGCCAAGCCTGAGCCCCCGGTGAACTTCCTGCGTGAGAAGGTCCTGAGCCTCCCTCTGCCAGATCCCCTGAAGTACTACCTGCTTTATTACAGAGAAAAGTAG
- the PCMTD2 gene encoding protein-L-isoaspartate O-methyltransferase domain-containing protein 2 isoform X2 → MGGAVSAGEDNDELIDNLKEAQYIRSELVEQAFRAIDRADYYLEEFKENAYKDLAWKHGNIHLSAPCIYSEVMEALDLQPGLSFLNLGSGTGYLSSMVGLILGPFGVNHGVELHSDVTEYAKQKLDFFIRTSDSFDKFDFCEPSFVTGNCLEISPDCSQYDRVYCGAGVQKEHEEYMKSLLKVGGILVMPLEEKLTKITRTGPSAWETKKILAVSFAPLIQPCQSESGKSRLVHTAGGSQPPGPGTHRHPGHH, encoded by the exons ATGGGAGGCGCGGTGAGTGCTGGTGAGGACAACGACGAGCTGATAGACAATCTGAAGGAGGCGCAGTACATCCGCTCTGAGCTGGTGGAGCAGGCTTTCCGAGCTATTGACCGTGCAGACTATTACCTCGAAGAGTTTAAAGAGAACGCATATAAAGATTTAGCGTGGAAGCATGGCAACATCCACCTCTCTGCTCCGTGCATCTACTCGGAGGTGATGGAGGCCCTGGACCTGCAGCCTGGTCTCTCATTCTTGAACCTGGGCAGTGGCACTGGCTACCTCAGCTCCATGGTGGGGCTCATCCTCG GCCCTTTTGGAGTGAACCACGGGGTAGAACTCCATTCAGATGTGACAGAGTATGCGAAGCAGAAGCTGGACTTCTTCATCAGGACAAGCGACAGCTTTGACAA GTTTGACTTCTGTGAACCATCCTTTGTTACTGGCAATTGCCTGGAGATTTCTCCAGATTGTTCTCAGTATGACCGGGTGTACTGCGGGGCAGGTGTGCAGAAGGAACACGAGGAGTACATGAAGAGCCTCCTCAAGGTCGGGGGCATCCTGGTCATGCCGCTGGAAGAGAAG CTGACTAAGATAACTCGCACTGGCCCTTCTGCTTGGGAAACCAAGAAGATTCTGGCTGTCTCCTTTGCTCCGCTGATCCAGCCCTGCCAGTCCGAGTCCGGGAAGTCGAGGCTTGTCCA CACCGCTGGCGGTTCGCAGCCTCCAGGACCTGGCACGCATCGCCATCCGGGGCACCATTAA